A genome region from Magnolia sinica isolate HGM2019 chromosome 8, MsV1, whole genome shotgun sequence includes the following:
- the LOC131253849 gene encoding mannose-specific lectin-like codes for MATILSTTLLNRFLISSFFLILLLSPACKADNVLYTDKSLHANDYLEYGSYQFKMQADCNLVLFDNGRAIWASNTSGQDRNCSCTMQSDRNLVVYAPNGRVIWASNTWTRPRASYVLILQSDRNVVIYGPGVWALGTNIPGSGAIPVVSWASSEDTNHTAVVDGSGTIIDM; via the coding sequence ATGGCTACTATCCTCTCCACTACTCTTCTCAATCGCTTCTTAATctcatctttctttctcattctccTTCTCAGCCCAGCCTGCAAGGCTGACAACGTCTTGTATACTGATAAAAGTCTCCATGCTAATGACTATCTGGAATATGGGAgctatcaatttaaaatgcaagCAGATTGCAATCTGGTCTTATTTGATAACGGCagggccatttgggcatccaacaCCAGCGGGCAAGACAGAAATTGCTCTTGCACCATGCAAAGTGATAGGAATCTTGTGGTATATGCTCCTAACGGTCGTGTTATTTGGGCTAGTAATACTTGGACACGTCCTCGTGCCTCCTATGTTCTCATCCTTCAAAGTGATCGAAATGTGGTGATCTATGGTCCGGGCGTTTGGGCCCTTGGGACTAATATACCTGGGAGTGGTGCAATTCCAGTGGTCAGTTGGGCCAGCTCTGAGGACACTAATCATACCGCTGTGGTTGATGGATCTGGTACCATCATAGATATGTGA